From one Streptomyces sp. R41 genomic stretch:
- a CDS encoding MarR family winged helix-turn-helix transcriptional regulator, which yields MAAVDLSTHPGHLARRLQQAHYLLWNTMVSEEITSPQFAVLNALVAEPGLDQRTVGERVGLDRSTIAEVISRLGRRGLLDKVRDPQDGRRFLLRLTDEGTRTHRKLTVRTARMNQVFLAPLSTEEQAMFFDLIQRVSDAAEGLRNPAEPLASSKA from the coding sequence ATGGCCGCGGTGGATCTCTCCACCCACCCCGGGCACCTGGCCCGGCGACTGCAGCAGGCGCACTACCTGCTGTGGAACACCATGGTCTCCGAGGAGATCACCTCGCCGCAGTTCGCGGTCCTGAACGCGCTCGTCGCGGAGCCGGGCCTGGACCAGCGAACAGTGGGGGAGCGGGTGGGGCTCGACAGGTCAACCATCGCTGAGGTCATCAGCCGGCTCGGCCGCCGCGGTCTGCTCGACAAGGTGCGCGACCCGCAGGACGGCCGCCGCTTCCTGCTGCGCCTCACGGACGAGGGCACGCGTACGCACCGCAAGCTGACCGTCCGCACCGCGCGGATGAACCAGGTCTTCCTGGCCCCGCTCTCCACCGAGGAGCAGGCGATGTTCTTCGACCTCATCCAGCGGGTCTCGGACGCCGCGGAGGGGCTCCGCAACCCGGCGGAGCCCCTGGCGTCCTCGAAGGCCTAG
- a CDS encoding MFS transporter, protein MSTAVTSPSAPADQTARPARGKARYGLLVSLFMITAINYLDRTNMAVALPHITDEFKLSATEAGLILSAFSWVYAALQVPGGRLVDRIGPKLAFGYAMVGWSLCTVAFFFARSFGVVIGLRVGLGLFETPAFPANNRLVSNWFPSKERGRATAWYTAGEYVGLAVAVPLLSLLVVYFGWPSIFLATGIAGLLFSAVWFKRVHDTPEQSPRVSAEELAHIRQDGEGTPDEQAAGRTETTWQGLAILVGSRRMWGLFVAQFANTSVLFFFLTWFPSYLVDEKHMDTIKAGFWGSLPYISAMVGVVLAGWGSDRLLRSGMSRTWARKLPVMTGLCLAPIIVAANFTDSVPLVIFFMSAAFFAQGFMQLGWAALSDIAPVRLMGLAGGTFSFAANLGGALAPVVIGVIIDRTGSMAGGLVYVAALSVAGFLAYAFLMDRVERLEA, encoded by the coding sequence ATGAGCACTGCCGTCACGTCCCCGTCCGCTCCGGCGGATCAGACGGCCCGCCCGGCGCGCGGCAAGGCCCGGTACGGTCTGCTGGTCTCGCTGTTCATGATCACCGCGATCAACTACCTCGACCGCACGAACATGGCGGTCGCCCTCCCCCACATCACCGACGAGTTCAAGCTGTCCGCCACCGAGGCGGGCCTGATCCTGTCGGCCTTCTCGTGGGTGTACGCGGCACTCCAGGTGCCCGGCGGCCGGCTGGTCGACAGGATCGGGCCGAAGCTGGCGTTCGGCTACGCGATGGTCGGCTGGTCCCTGTGCACCGTCGCGTTCTTCTTCGCGCGCTCCTTCGGTGTGGTGATCGGGCTGCGAGTCGGCCTCGGTCTCTTCGAGACACCCGCGTTCCCGGCCAACAACCGGCTGGTCAGCAACTGGTTCCCGAGCAAGGAGCGCGGCCGGGCCACCGCCTGGTACACGGCCGGCGAGTACGTCGGCCTCGCGGTCGCGGTTCCGCTGCTGTCCCTGCTGGTCGTGTACTTCGGCTGGCCGTCGATCTTCCTGGCGACGGGCATCGCCGGTCTGCTCTTCTCGGCCGTCTGGTTCAAGCGGGTCCACGACACCCCGGAGCAGAGCCCGCGGGTGAGCGCCGAGGAACTCGCGCACATCCGCCAGGACGGCGAGGGCACCCCGGACGAGCAGGCCGCCGGGCGAACCGAGACCACCTGGCAGGGGCTGGCGATCCTGGTGGGAAGCCGCCGGATGTGGGGGCTGTTCGTCGCGCAGTTCGCCAACACCTCGGTGCTGTTCTTCTTCCTGACCTGGTTCCCCAGCTATCTCGTCGACGAGAAGCACATGGACACCATCAAGGCGGGCTTCTGGGGTTCGCTGCCCTACATCTCCGCCATGGTGGGCGTGGTGCTCGCGGGCTGGGGCTCGGACCGGCTGCTGCGCAGCGGCATGTCACGGACGTGGGCGCGCAAGCTGCCCGTGATGACGGGGCTGTGCCTGGCTCCGATCATCGTCGCCGCCAACTTCACCGACTCCGTACCTCTGGTCATCTTCTTCATGTCGGCGGCGTTCTTCGCACAGGGCTTCATGCAGCTCGGCTGGGCGGCGCTGTCCGACATCGCGCCGGTCCGCCTGATGGGCCTGGCGGGCGGCACGTTCAGCTTCGCGGCCAATCTCGGCGGCGCGCTCGCCCCGGTCGTCATCGGCGTGATCATCGACCGTACGGGCTCGATGGCGGGCGGCCTGGTCTACGTCGCCGCGCTCTCGGTGGCCGGATTCCTGGCGTACGCCTTCCTCATGGACAGAGTCGAGCGCCTGGAGGCCTAG
- a CDS encoding IclR family transcriptional regulator: MAAESEPAGMRTVQRAIDILGLFDESRPAMSLREIVTASGLPKTTVLRILGTLRMNGLLWVDEHGRYIAGPALLRWSRLAEQAWRLPPAAGVILRDLAAEHKETVHLYVRRDIHRVCIAQEEGPQTLRHVVRVGDELPLWAGGVAKALLVDAPDALLRKVAEASPYGIAHLDTLNSWIAQAREHGYAVSHGEREEGLSAVAVPVRGRGGGVVAALSFGGPSTRFTQERVARFAEGLTVAAGELGRAGLPFEG, from the coding sequence ATGGCAGCCGAGTCCGAACCGGCAGGCATGCGGACCGTCCAGCGGGCGATCGACATCCTCGGGCTCTTCGACGAGAGCCGCCCCGCCATGTCCCTCCGCGAGATCGTCACCGCCTCCGGGCTGCCCAAGACGACGGTCCTGCGGATCCTGGGGACGCTTCGGATGAACGGCCTGCTGTGGGTCGACGAACACGGCCGCTACATCGCGGGCCCCGCCCTGCTGCGCTGGTCCCGTCTCGCCGAACAGGCCTGGCGGCTGCCGCCCGCGGCCGGTGTGATTCTGCGCGACCTCGCCGCCGAGCACAAGGAGACGGTGCACCTGTATGTACGCCGTGACATCCACCGCGTCTGCATCGCCCAGGAGGAAGGGCCCCAGACGCTCCGGCACGTTGTCCGCGTCGGAGACGAACTCCCCTTGTGGGCGGGCGGCGTCGCCAAGGCCCTGCTGGTGGACGCGCCGGACGCGCTGCTGCGCAAGGTCGCGGAGGCCTCACCGTACGGAATCGCCCACCTGGACACCCTGAACTCCTGGATCGCTCAGGCACGCGAACACGGGTACGCCGTGAGCCACGGGGAGCGCGAGGAAGGGCTGTCCGCGGTGGCCGTGCCGGTGCGGGGGAGAGGCGGGGGCGTGGTGGCGGCACTGTCCTTCGGCGGTCCGAGCACGCGGTTCACGCAGGAGCGCGTGGCGCGATTTGCCGAGGGGCTGACGGTGGCGGCGGGGGAGCTGGGGAGGGCGGGGCTGCCGTTCGAGGGGTGA
- a CDS encoding DUF3048 domain-containing protein, whose protein sequence is MRQLARMRRGAMTAALLAAVTGSLMTGCTAGGGATDDGRGRTQGPTAGNDGTGNDGTAKSGSVLAVKIDNVRAARPQTGLDAADVVYAEQVEGGLSRLMAVYASRFPKVVGPVRSARESDLELLRQFDEPTLAFSGAQHKLLPLIDKAPLHAQPPESVSGAYYRGTDKPAPHNLYLRPQRLVGSAPGSAALTTGFHFGKAPAGGSPETSRTVRFPAARFTFTWSDSRQRWLVDMDGTPTVTTEGKKVAPATVVVQYVKVRASQFHDVLGNNTPYTETVGSGKAKVLRDGRVFDANWARPSATDGTEFTTTGGAPMNFAQGQVWVVFAKA, encoded by the coding sequence ATGCGACAGCTGGCGCGGATGCGGCGCGGCGCGATGACGGCGGCGCTGCTGGCCGCAGTGACGGGCTCTCTGATGACCGGCTGCACCGCGGGGGGCGGCGCGACCGATGACGGGCGCGGCCGGACACAGGGGCCCACGGCAGGCAACGACGGCACAGGCAACGACGGCACGGCGAAGAGCGGTTCGGTGCTCGCCGTGAAGATCGACAATGTGCGGGCGGCTCGCCCCCAGACGGGTCTGGACGCGGCCGACGTCGTGTACGCGGAGCAGGTCGAGGGGGGTCTCAGTCGGCTGATGGCGGTCTACGCGAGCCGGTTCCCGAAGGTCGTCGGGCCCGTGCGCAGTGCCCGCGAGTCGGACCTGGAGCTGTTGCGCCAGTTCGACGAGCCGACGCTCGCCTTCTCGGGGGCGCAGCACAAGCTGCTGCCGCTGATCGACAAGGCCCCGCTGCACGCGCAGCCGCCGGAAAGCGTGTCTGGCGCCTACTACCGGGGCACGGACAAGCCCGCGCCGCACAATCTCTATCTGCGTCCGCAGCGGCTGGTCGGATCCGCGCCGGGCAGCGCCGCCCTCACCACCGGGTTCCACTTCGGCAAGGCGCCCGCGGGCGGCAGCCCGGAGACCTCACGCACCGTGCGCTTCCCTGCTGCACGCTTCACCTTCACCTGGTCCGACAGCCGACAGCGCTGGCTGGTGGACATGGACGGGACGCCCACCGTGACGACCGAGGGCAAGAAGGTGGCTCCGGCCACGGTGGTCGTGCAGTACGTGAAGGTGCGCGCGTCCCAGTTCCACGACGTCCTGGGCAACAACACGCCGTACACGGAGACGGTGGGCTCGGGGAAGGCGAAGGTGCTGCGCGACGGCCGTGTCTTCGACGCGAACTGGGCGCGCCCCAGCGCGACGGACGGCACGGAGTTCACGACGACGGGCGGTGCGCCGATGAACTTCGCGCAGGGCCAGGTGTGGGTGGTCTTCGCGAAGGCGTGA
- a CDS encoding ATP-dependent DNA ligase, which translates to MDLPVMPPVKPMLAKSVARIPPDMHYEAKWDGFRAIVFRDGGEVEIGSRTGKPLTRYFPELVEALRERLPERCVMDGEIVIAREGRLDFDALTERIHPADSRVRMLAEKTPASFVAFDLLALADESLLDVPLGDRRALLVMALSGVTAPVHVAPATTDREVAQRWFEQYEGAGLDGVIAKPLTVPYLQDERAMFKIKHERTADVVVAGYRFHKSGPIVGSLLLGLYDDEGTLQHVGVSAAFPMKRRAELVEELEPLRLEDVEEHPWAAWADEAAHETARLPGAPSRWSSKKDLSWVPVRPERVAEVAYDHMENGVRFRHTARFRRWRPDRTAESCTYSQLEEPVGYDLAEIFGPQD; encoded by the coding sequence ATGGACCTGCCGGTGATGCCACCTGTGAAGCCGATGCTCGCCAAGTCCGTGGCCAGGATCCCGCCTGACATGCACTACGAGGCGAAGTGGGACGGCTTCCGGGCGATCGTGTTCCGCGACGGCGGTGAGGTCGAGATCGGCAGTCGCACCGGGAAACCGCTGACCAGGTACTTTCCCGAACTCGTCGAAGCGCTGCGGGAACGGCTGCCGGAGCGTTGTGTGATGGACGGCGAGATCGTGATCGCGCGGGAAGGACGGCTCGACTTCGACGCGCTCACGGAGCGGATCCATCCGGCGGACTCACGGGTGCGGATGCTGGCCGAGAAGACCCCCGCCTCCTTCGTGGCCTTCGATCTGCTGGCGCTCGCCGACGAGTCACTGCTCGACGTCCCACTGGGCGACCGGCGCGCGCTGCTGGTGATGGCACTGTCCGGAGTGACGGCGCCGGTCCATGTGGCGCCGGCGACCACGGACCGCGAGGTGGCGCAGCGGTGGTTCGAGCAGTACGAGGGCGCGGGCCTCGACGGGGTGATCGCCAAACCGCTCACCGTGCCCTATCTGCAGGACGAGCGCGCCATGTTCAAGATCAAGCACGAACGGACGGCGGACGTCGTCGTCGCCGGTTACCGCTTCCACAAGAGCGGACCGATCGTCGGCTCTCTGCTGCTGGGTCTGTACGACGACGAGGGCACCCTCCAGCACGTCGGCGTGAGCGCCGCGTTCCCGATGAAGCGGCGCGCTGAGCTGGTGGAGGAGCTGGAGCCGCTGCGGTTGGAGGATGTCGAGGAACACCCGTGGGCGGCCTGGGCGGACGAGGCGGCGCACGAGACGGCGCGGTTGCCGGGGGCGCCCAGCAGATGGTCGTCGAAGAAGGACCTCTCCTGGGTGCCCGTGCGGCCCGAGCGGGTGGCCGAGGTGGCCTACGACCACATGGAGAACGGCGTGCGGTTCCGCCACACGGCCCGCTTCCGCCGCTGGCGCCCCGACCGGACGGCCGAGAGCTGCACGTACAGCCAGTTGGAGGAGCCGGTGGGATACGACCTCGCGGAGATCTTCGGACCGCAGGACTGA
- the ligD gene encoding non-homologous end-joining DNA ligase — translation MGDAVELEAAGRTVRLSSPGKVFFPERGFTKLDLAQYYLAVGDGILRALRNRPTTLERYPDGVSGESFFQKRAPKNMPDWIPTAHITFPSGRSADEMCPTEPAAVLWAAQFGTLTFHPWPVRRDDVDRPDELRIDLDPQPGTDYADAVRAAHELREVLHEYGDLRGWPKTSGGRGLHVFVPIQPRWTFTQVRRAAIAVGRELERRMPDQVTTAWWKEERGEKIFVDYNQTARDRTIASAYSVRPRPHAPVSAPLRWDEVDDAQPRDFDLGTMPRRFAELGDVHADMDDHAFSLESLLELASRDEHDHGLGDLPYPPEYPKMPGEPKRVQPSRAKHEDS, via the coding sequence ATGGGCGATGCGGTGGAACTCGAGGCAGCCGGGAGGACCGTACGTCTGTCCAGCCCGGGCAAGGTCTTCTTCCCGGAGCGCGGCTTCACGAAGCTGGACCTCGCCCAGTACTACCTCGCCGTCGGCGACGGCATCCTGCGCGCCCTCCGTAACCGCCCCACCACCCTGGAGCGGTACCCGGACGGCGTGAGCGGCGAGTCCTTCTTCCAGAAGCGGGCCCCCAAGAACATGCCCGACTGGATCCCGACCGCCCACATCACCTTCCCCAGCGGCCGCAGCGCGGACGAGATGTGCCCGACCGAGCCCGCCGCCGTCCTGTGGGCCGCCCAGTTCGGCACGCTCACCTTCCACCCGTGGCCGGTCCGCCGTGACGACGTCGACCGCCCCGACGAACTCCGCATCGACCTCGACCCGCAGCCCGGTACGGACTACGCCGACGCGGTGCGCGCCGCCCACGAACTGCGGGAGGTGCTGCACGAATACGGTGATCTGCGCGGCTGGCCCAAGACCTCCGGCGGCCGGGGCCTGCATGTCTTCGTGCCGATCCAGCCGCGCTGGACCTTCACACAGGTGCGCCGGGCCGCCATCGCCGTCGGGCGTGAACTGGAGCGCCGTATGCCCGACCAGGTCACCACCGCCTGGTGGAAGGAGGAAAGGGGCGAGAAGATCTTCGTGGACTACAACCAGACCGCCCGAGACCGCACCATCGCCTCCGCCTATTCGGTACGGCCCCGCCCGCACGCCCCCGTCTCCGCGCCCCTGCGCTGGGACGAGGTGGACGACGCCCAGCCCCGCGACTTCGACCTGGGGACCATGCCGCGGCGCTTCGCCGAACTGGGCGATGTGCACGCAGACATGGACGACCACGCCTTCTCCCTGGAGTCCCTGCTGGAACTCGCCAGCCGCGACGAGCACGACCACGGCCTGGGTGATCTGCCCTACCCGCCCGAGTACCCGAAGATGCCGGGCGAGCCGAAGCGGGTGCAGCCGAGCCGCGCCAAGCACGAGGACAGCTAG
- a CDS encoding family 16 glycoside hydrolase: MSQRRWWTALLASLLMVLGLTSTSAFGRTESPIAESPREAAAQVLTWTAGDDITQYASVPQTAVAGPTTIVFENSAATGNTTGMPHTLTFDVSDPEYNNDVPLNILANPNDDQSGRHTAEVTLTPGRYRFYCTMPGHERMQGILVVTEGGGSDTTAPETSASVSGAQDSQGAYVGSATVTVAATDAGSGVDRIEYALEDAGAWQPYTTPIVVDQVGTHKVRYRAFDKAGNTAAEKSVDLTVVAPPTDDTTAPETSATVSGERNADGAYIDMATVTVSASDTGSGVNTIEYAVDAGGWQPYTAPVMVHALGAHQVRYRASDKAGNTAAEKSVDFTVVAPPVSETTPPVTGVSVDGTKNSDGAYVNSAKVTVSATDEGGSGVAAIEYSLDGGPYLAYSAPVLVDRVGAHTVAYRASDKAGNMSQPRAVSFTVASGGGVPAPNCAEYDERLTVIVGTVDSGVPNRVTNNRCRINELIEDEKEWTSQALFLKHVKTVLDRLLEEGVIDQREYNRINKAAKQSGIGKPGQTDGYRKIFDGSQESFARWEHVGGGSFGLNTDGSITSGTTQGGLGMLWFPERKYGDFSLKLQWRDDAPGTGNANSGVFVRFPWVHDHPEETRPEWVAIKYGHEVQVLDRPDGDMYKTGSIYGFDRVGLAGAGVTQKGTWNDYEIRVVDQHYSVYRNGVLINEFDNIGGQDFSPPRSDDPGTDGRRFASGYVGLQVHSTTDVISYRDIRIKEL, translated from the coding sequence ATGTCCCAAAGACGTTGGTGGACGGCCTTGCTGGCGTCCCTGTTGATGGTGCTGGGCCTGACGTCGACCTCCGCGTTCGGGCGGACCGAGTCCCCGATCGCCGAGTCCCCGAGGGAAGCGGCCGCTCAGGTGCTCACCTGGACCGCCGGGGACGACATCACCCAGTACGCCTCCGTGCCGCAGACCGCGGTCGCCGGCCCGACGACGATCGTGTTCGAGAACAGCGCGGCGACCGGCAACACCACCGGAATGCCTCACACGTTGACGTTCGACGTCTCCGACCCGGAGTACAACAACGACGTCCCGCTGAACATCCTGGCCAACCCGAACGACGACCAGAGCGGCAGGCACACGGCCGAAGTCACGCTCACCCCGGGCCGCTACCGCTTCTACTGCACGATGCCGGGCCATGAACGGATGCAGGGCATCCTCGTGGTCACGGAGGGCGGCGGCTCGGACACGACGGCGCCCGAGACATCGGCCTCGGTGAGCGGCGCACAGGACTCGCAGGGCGCGTACGTCGGTTCGGCGACGGTCACGGTCGCCGCGACGGACGCGGGTTCCGGTGTCGACCGGATCGAGTACGCGCTCGAGGACGCCGGTGCCTGGCAGCCGTACACCACGCCCATCGTGGTCGACCAGGTCGGCACCCACAAGGTCCGCTATCGCGCGTTCGACAAGGCGGGCAACACCGCTGCCGAGAAGAGCGTCGACCTCACGGTGGTCGCGCCGCCGACGGACGACACGACCGCGCCCGAGACCTCGGCCACGGTGAGCGGCGAGCGGAATGCCGACGGTGCGTACATCGACATGGCTACCGTCACCGTCTCTGCCTCCGACACCGGTTCCGGAGTCAACACGATCGAGTACGCGGTCGATGCCGGCGGCTGGCAGCCCTACACGGCTCCCGTGATGGTGCACGCGCTCGGCGCCCACCAAGTGCGCTACCGCGCGAGTGACAAGGCGGGCAACACGGCAGCCGAGAAGAGCGTCGACTTCACGGTGGTGGCGCCGCCGGTCTCCGAGACGACCCCGCCGGTGACCGGGGTGAGCGTCGACGGGACGAAGAACTCCGACGGCGCGTATGTGAACAGTGCCAAGGTGACCGTGAGCGCGACGGACGAGGGTGGCTCGGGGGTCGCCGCGATCGAGTACTCCCTGGACGGCGGACCCTATCTGGCGTACTCCGCCCCGGTGTTGGTCGACCGCGTCGGCGCCCACACGGTGGCGTACCGGGCGAGCGACAAGGCGGGCAACATGTCGCAGCCGCGCGCCGTGAGCTTCACGGTCGCGTCGGGCGGCGGCGTGCCTGCGCCCAACTGCGCCGAGTACGACGAGCGGTTGACGGTGATCGTGGGGACGGTCGACTCGGGTGTACCGAACCGGGTCACCAACAACCGTTGCCGTATCAATGAGTTGATCGAGGACGAGAAGGAGTGGACCTCCCAGGCGCTGTTCCTCAAGCACGTCAAGACCGTCCTGGACAGGCTTCTCGAGGAAGGTGTCATCGACCAGCGCGAGTACAACAGGATCAACAAGGCGGCCAAGCAGTCCGGCATCGGCAAGCCGGGCCAGACCGACGGCTACCGCAAGATCTTCGACGGCTCGCAGGAGTCCTTCGCGCGGTGGGAGCACGTGGGTGGCGGTTCGTTCGGACTGAACACCGACGGGTCGATCACGTCCGGCACCACGCAGGGCGGGCTCGGCATGCTGTGGTTCCCCGAGCGCAAGTACGGCGACTTCTCGCTGAAGCTCCAGTGGCGTGACGACGCTCCCGGGACAGGGAACGCCAACTCCGGTGTGTTCGTGCGGTTCCCGTGGGTCCATGACCACCCGGAGGAGACACGGCCGGAGTGGGTCGCCATCAAGTACGGGCACGAGGTGCAGGTGCTCGACCGGCCCGACGGCGACATGTACAAGACGGGCTCGATCTACGGCTTCGACCGTGTGGGCCTTGCCGGTGCGGGCGTCACCCAGAAGGGCACGTGGAACGACTACGAGATCCGTGTGGTCGACCAGCACTACTCGGTCTACCGCAACGGCGTGCTGATCAACGAGTTCGACAATATCGGCGGCCAGGACTTCTCTCCGCCGCGCTCGGACGACCCGGGCACGGACGGACGGCGGTTCGCCTCCGGCTACGTCGGACTCCAGGTGCACAGCACGACGGACGTGATCTCGTACCGGGACATCCGGATCAAGGAGCTGTAA
- a CDS encoding ThuA domain-containing protein, which translates to MRFTSHQTPSELRGLSARRRRSRRRAWAAALAAGAVTAGVLSAPSASAGPAPDPALTTMSVKSPPGGANVRVLIFYGSAAAGDESPVVNAGIEAIEKIGLSGPAAQRFKVETTDDASVFTNETKLGRFNAVVFLTGGGDVLDPEQEAGLEAYMKAGGGFVGVHDAARAEPYSDWFTGLIGARPASTSPTNVQRATVEVGDRQHPATKDLPVQWKRPDQWLNWVKNPSGEVHTVARVRESTYQPGASKNGWDHPVSWCRDYDGGRSFYTGMGGTASSYDESDFRTHLRGALLWTTRLVQADCKAAINANYKAERLTQPNQPGQNDQIGEPHGLVTAPDGRVLYIGRGGADSSQPVITDWNNPDVGKGKGEIHVYDPRTSKVTLAGALTVFGNKGGGDELIKVEEGLLGIEIDPKFEQNGWVYLHYTPHSQINRDTQMAERRVSRFTLDLATNKLDLSSEKVLLKWPVQIHSCCHAGGGMAWDSKGNLYIATGDNNSSRFSDGYSGNNPEPNYKGVSFADARRTAGNTNNLNGKILRIHPEPDGTYTLPEGNLFTGEETAEGGGKTRGEIYVMGVRNPARISVDKKTDTLYAGWVGPDASEPSTTWGPAKYDTFAVITKASNRGWPYCMGNKQPYRDRNLPDPTKPLGWYDCDHPKNESPNNDGLVNLPPVTGNNIWYSPQGGAPDYPRDANGIPSYKQEEATYLLPWLKGGGQAAMNGPVYRYDASILNSAKWPAYWDGKWFVGDFYDSDQPRNAVLTDPKTAGDGGLPIHSESLKKIVPIGNDGIKNLMDWKFGPDGALYVLDYGRGFFTSDSKSALWKVTYTGGGPTPTADQLARRVE; encoded by the coding sequence ATGCGGTTCACATCGCATCAAACACCGTCAGAATTACGAGGGTTGAGCGCGAGAAGACGCAGAAGCCGGCGCCGCGCCTGGGCCGCCGCCCTGGCCGCCGGAGCCGTCACCGCCGGGGTGCTCTCGGCACCGTCCGCGAGTGCGGGCCCGGCTCCGGATCCGGCGTTGACAACGATGTCCGTCAAGTCGCCACCGGGCGGGGCCAATGTACGGGTGCTGATCTTCTACGGCTCGGCGGCGGCCGGGGACGAGTCGCCGGTCGTGAACGCCGGGATCGAGGCCATCGAGAAGATCGGACTGTCCGGTCCGGCCGCGCAGCGCTTCAAGGTCGAGACGACGGACGACGCCTCGGTCTTCACGAACGAGACGAAGCTGGGCCGGTTCAACGCCGTCGTCTTCCTCACCGGTGGCGGGGACGTCCTCGACCCGGAGCAGGAGGCCGGCCTGGAGGCGTACATGAAAGCGGGCGGCGGTTTCGTCGGCGTCCATGACGCAGCCCGAGCCGAACCGTATTCGGACTGGTTCACCGGACTCATCGGTGCCCGTCCGGCGAGCACGAGCCCGACGAACGTACAGCGAGCGACCGTTGAGGTAGGCGACCGGCAGCACCCCGCCACCAAGGACCTCCCGGTCCAGTGGAAGCGCCCCGACCAGTGGCTCAACTGGGTGAAGAACCCGTCGGGCGAGGTGCACACCGTGGCCAGGGTGCGCGAGTCGACGTATCAGCCGGGTGCGAGCAAGAACGGCTGGGACCATCCCGTGAGTTGGTGCCGCGACTACGACGGCGGCCGCTCCTTCTACACCGGAATGGGCGGCACTGCTTCGTCGTACGACGAGAGCGACTTCCGTACGCATCTGCGCGGCGCCCTGCTCTGGACGACCCGGCTCGTGCAGGCCGACTGCAAGGCGGCGATCAACGCCAATTACAAGGCGGAGCGCCTGACACAGCCCAATCAGCCGGGCCAGAACGATCAGATCGGCGAGCCGCACGGGCTGGTGACCGCACCCGACGGACGGGTGCTCTACATCGGCCGCGGCGGCGCGGACTCCTCCCAGCCCGTCATCACCGACTGGAACAACCCGGACGTCGGCAAGGGCAAGGGCGAGATCCACGTCTACGACCCCAGGACCAGCAAGGTCACCCTGGCCGGCGCGCTCACCGTGTTCGGCAACAAGGGCGGCGGCGACGAGCTGATCAAGGTCGAGGAGGGCCTGCTCGGCATCGAGATCGATCCGAAGTTCGAGCAGAACGGCTGGGTGTATCTGCACTACACACCACACTCGCAGATCAACCGCGACACGCAGATGGCCGAGCGCCGCGTCTCCCGCTTCACACTCGATCTCGCCACCAACAAGCTGGACCTGAGCAGCGAGAAGGTGCTCCTCAAGTGGCCGGTGCAGATCCACAGTTGCTGCCACGCGGGCGGCGGGATGGCCTGGGATTCCAAGGGCAATCTCTACATCGCGACCGGTGACAACAACTCCAGTCGCTTCAGCGACGGTTACTCGGGCAACAACCCCGAACCCAACTACAAGGGCGTGTCGTTCGCGGACGCGCGCCGCACCGCGGGCAACACCAACAACCTCAACGGCAAGATCCTGCGCATCCACCCGGAACCCGACGGCACGTACACGCTGCCGGAGGGGAATCTCTTCACTGGTGAAGAGACCGCCGAGGGTGGCGGCAAGACCCGCGGCGAGATCTATGTCATGGGCGTCAGGAACCCCGCCCGGATCTCCGTCGACAAGAAGACCGACACCCTGTACGCCGGGTGGGTCGGCCCGGACGCGAGCGAGCCGTCGACCACATGGGGCCCCGCCAAGTACGACACCTTCGCCGTCATCACCAAGGCGAGCAACCGGGGTTGGCCGTACTGCATGGGCAACAAGCAGCCCTACCGGGACCGCAATCTGCCCGACCCGACCAAGCCGCTCGGCTGGTACGACTGCGACCACCCCAAGAACGAGTCCCCGAACAACGACGGCCTCGTCAACCTCCCGCCGGTCACCGGCAACAACATCTGGTACTCGCCCCAGGGCGGCGCACCGGACTATCCCCGCGACGCGAACGGCATCCCCTCGTACAAGCAGGAGGAGGCCACCTATCTGCTGCCGTGGCTGAAGGGCGGCGGCCAAGCGGCGATGAACGGGCCGGTCTACCGGTACGACGCCTCGATCCTCAACTCCGCGAAATGGCCCGCCTATTGGGACGGCAAGTGGTTCGTCGGCGACTTCTACGACTCCGACCAGCCACGCAACGCCGTCCTCACCGACCCGAAGACGGCCGGTGACGGCGGCCTGCCGATCCACTCCGAGTCGCTGAAGAAGATCGTGCCCATCGGCAACGACGGCATCAAGAACCTCATGGACTGGAAGTTCGGACCGGACGGCGCGCTGTATGTCCTCGACTACGGGCGCGGCTTCTTCACCTCGGACTCCAAGTCGGCACTGTGGAAGGTCACTTACACGGGTGGCGGCCCGACGCCGACCGCCGATCAACTGGCCAGGAGGGTGGAGTGA